TCCTACTGGCCGTCGTGCTTGGCCTGCTGACCAGCGGCTGCGGCCGTAGCGCGGACTTGATCATCGTCAATGGCAAGGTCTGGACGGTCAACGCGCGACAGCCGCTCGCCGAGGCGGTGGCTGTGCAGGACGACAAGATCGTCGCCGTGGGGAACACCGCGGACATCCTCGCTCGGCGGGACAGCCGGACCACCGTGATCGATGCTCAGGGCAGGCTGGTGATGCCCGGGTTCAACGACGCCCACCTGCACTTTAGGAGTGGCGGTGCCGCCTTGCTGCAGGTAGTGCTGGATGGCTGTCGGGCGCCTGAAGAGGTGCAGCAACGGGTGGCCGCCAAGGTGGCCGAGCTTGGCCCTGGGCAGTGGGTCACCGGACGCGGCTGGGACCACACGCTGTTCAACAAAGGCGTGTGGCCCGACAAGAGCCTGTTGGACAAGGTCAGCCCCGACAATCCGGTCTATCTGACAAGGGTCGATGGGCACGTGGGGTGGGCGAACTCTTTGGCTTTGGCGCGCGCCGGCATCACCCGCCAGACACCCGACCCACCTGGCGGTCAGATCGTAAGGGACCCTTCGACCGGCGAACCTACGGGTATCCTCAAAGAGGCCGCCTCTTCCTTGGTAGCACGCGTCGTACCCCCGCCCACCGCCGAGCAGGAACGAGAGGCCGTGCGCAAGGCGCTCGCTGAGGCCAGGCGGCTGGGGGTGACGTCCGTCCAGGACAATTCGGGCGTCTCGTCAGTTGGCTTGTACAGGGAGTTCCTGGAGCGTGGCGAGCTGACAGTCCGCGTCACCGAGTGGTTGGACTTTGGCCTTGCGGCGCAACCCGCTCTCCTGCAGAAGGTCTACCGCGAGAATCTGCGTCTTTGCGACGGGCGCTACCTGCGCCTTGGCTTGCTCAAGGGCTTTGTCGACGGCACCCTGGGCTCCCGCACCGCCTACTTCTTTGAAGGCTACCAGGACGAGCCCGCGAATGTGGGCATCCCGCAGATTGACCAGGAAAAACTCACCGCCATGGTGTGCACCGCCGATAGCCTTGGTTTTCAAGTGGGGCTACACTGCATCGGCTCGCGCGCCAACTGGATGGCCCTCAACGCCTTTGAGGAGGCGCAGGGGCGTTTCGGCGTACGCGACCGCCGGCATCGCCTGGAACACGCGCAGGTGCTGAGGCTGGTGGACATTCCGCGACTGGCTGAGCTCGGCGTCATCGCTTCCATGCAGCCGACGCACTGCACCTCGGACATGCGGTGGGCGGAACAGCGCATCGGCCACGAGCGCTGCAAAGGTGCCTATGCCTGGCGACGCATCCTCGATGCTGGCGGCAAAATCTGCTTCGGCACCGACTGGCCCGTGG
The sequence above is a segment of the Calditrichota bacterium genome. Coding sequences within it:
- a CDS encoding amidohydrolase, translated to MKTRRLVLLAVVLGLLTSGCGRSADLIIVNGKVWTVNARQPLAEAVAVQDDKIVAVGNTADILARRDSRTTVIDAQGRLVMPGFNDAHLHFRSGGAALLQVVLDGCRAPEEVQQRVAAKVAELGPGQWVTGRGWDHTLFNKGVWPDKSLLDKVSPDNPVYLTRVDGHVGWANSLALARAGITRQTPDPPGGQIVRDPSTGEPTGILKEAASSLVARVVPPPTAEQEREAVRKALAEARRLGVTSVQDNSGVSSVGLYREFLERGELTVRVTEWLDFGLAAQPALLQKVYRENLRLCDGRYLRLGLLKGFVDGTLGSRTAYFFEGYQDEPANVGIPQIDQEKLTAMVCTADSLGFQVGLHCIGSRANWMALNAFEEAQGRFGVRDRRHRLEHAQVLRLVDIPRLAELGVIASMQPTHCTSDMRWAEQRIGHERCKGAYAWRRILDAGGKICFGTDWPVEPLDPMRGLYSAVTRQSIDTHEPPGGWFPDQRLTIEEAIYLYTLGAAFAEFQEQAKGSIEPGKYADIIVLSKDLLSIPPEEILTTEVVLTIVGGKVVYQKN